One part of the Microlunatus elymi genome encodes these proteins:
- a CDS encoding sensor histidine kinase yields MPNFFRMALTVAPQDMDRSNAAPTAYCGPDPAPRFSLRRAVQNMAVVYIFGLFFMVFTISDIAHDAPTTEVLVFRVALVVLIALTYVGSAFAADGPLWFRWAYIGWFIALTMLTIPFNGWDFLDFGVYTAIMLAALIPWRTARWAIVIWSCIVAAGAIPAWEVTQLLIGVMSLLIGGSVGGGIQAGRIRARLDLAEQRVSALAVAAERERIARDLHDILGHSLTAISIKSGLAARLAEQDPAAAKAQMTEVEEIARVALADVRSTTTGMRQVRLASEIASARSVLMAAGIEAVTPSALPTLSAECSELLGYVVREAVTNVVRHADATRCVISVADHAVSVADDGVGIDGRRGGSGLAGLSKRVGEAGGRFSVTAAPSGGTVVHAEWSSTKINNKSVRPDAAAGARSAAEVSAAPSTGSQPYEREGSAPSTGSGPFVGEIPELDHSSQIPELVEGHSRAGKAR; encoded by the coding sequence ATGCCGAACTTCTTTCGGATGGCATTGACCGTTGCGCCTCAGGACATGGACCGGTCGAACGCCGCGCCGACGGCCTACTGCGGGCCCGATCCGGCGCCGCGATTCAGCTTGCGCCGGGCCGTGCAGAACATGGCCGTCGTCTACATCTTCGGCCTGTTCTTCATGGTCTTCACCATCTCCGACATAGCGCACGATGCGCCGACCACCGAGGTGCTGGTCTTCCGGGTCGCGCTGGTCGTGCTGATCGCCTTGACCTACGTCGGTTCGGCGTTCGCCGCGGACGGGCCGCTGTGGTTCCGGTGGGCCTACATCGGCTGGTTCATTGCGCTGACGATGCTGACGATTCCGTTCAACGGTTGGGATTTCCTGGACTTCGGCGTTTACACCGCGATCATGTTGGCGGCGCTGATCCCGTGGCGGACCGCTCGGTGGGCGATCGTGATCTGGAGTTGCATCGTCGCTGCCGGTGCGATCCCGGCCTGGGAGGTCACGCAGCTGCTGATCGGCGTGATGAGCCTGCTGATCGGCGGATCGGTCGGCGGCGGCATCCAGGCCGGACGGATCCGAGCCCGGCTGGATCTTGCCGAGCAGCGGGTCTCCGCCCTGGCCGTGGCCGCCGAACGGGAACGGATCGCGCGTGACCTGCACGACATCCTCGGCCACTCGTTGACCGCGATCTCGATCAAGTCCGGGCTGGCGGCGCGACTGGCCGAGCAGGACCCTGCCGCGGCGAAGGCGCAGATGACCGAGGTCGAGGAGATCGCCCGGGTGGCGCTGGCCGACGTCCGGTCCACCACCACCGGGATGCGGCAGGTCCGGCTCGCCTCCGAGATCGCCAGCGCCCGCTCGGTGCTGATGGCCGCGGGAATCGAGGCGGTCACGCCGTCCGCACTGCCGACGCTGTCGGCGGAATGCAGCGAGCTGCTGGGTTACGTCGTCCGCGAGGCCGTCACCAACGTCGTACGCCATGCCGACGCGACCCGATGCGTGATCAGCGTTGCCGATCATGCGGTGTCGGTCGCCGACGACGGGGTCGGTATCGACGGCCGACGGGGCGGTTCCGGGCTGGCCGGCCTGAGCAAGCGGGTCGGTGAGGCCGGTGGCAGGTTCAGCGTCACCGCCGCACCCTCGGGCGGAACCGTCGTCCACGCGGAGTGGTCGTCGACCAAGATCAACAACAAGTCCGTACGACCTGACGCTGCGGCCGGCGCGAGATCGGCTGCCGAGGTGAGCGCCGCTCCTTCGACAGGGTCACAACCCTATGAGCGTGAGGGTTCCGCTCCTTCGACGGGCTCAGGACCCTTTGTGGGTGAGATCCCTGAGTTGGACCACTCTTCCCAGATCCCTGAGCTTGTCGAAGGGCACAGCCGAGCAGGAAAGGCACGATGA
- a CDS encoding response regulator transcription factor: protein MNDSNPAATKIKVLLADDQALIRQAFAALLNLEHDLEVVGQASDGAEAIALAAERRPDVVVMDVQMPEHTGTDSGDGIAATAKIMAENPSVRVIIVTTFGRPGYLRRAMEAGAVGFMVKDAPADQLIEGIRRVHRGLRVVDPTLAAASLSVGASPLTERETEVLAAASHGGATSTIAGTVFLSEGTVRNHLSSAMGKLGAATRAEAVRIATENGWLP, encoded by the coding sequence ATGAACGACTCGAACCCGGCGGCGACCAAGATCAAAGTGCTGCTGGCCGATGATCAAGCTCTGATCCGGCAGGCGTTCGCCGCGCTGCTGAATCTGGAACATGATCTTGAGGTGGTGGGTCAGGCGTCCGACGGCGCGGAGGCGATCGCCCTGGCCGCCGAACGCCGGCCGGACGTGGTCGTGATGGACGTCCAGATGCCCGAGCACACCGGTACGGACAGTGGTGACGGGATCGCCGCGACGGCCAAGATCATGGCGGAGAATCCGTCGGTGCGGGTGATCATCGTGACCACCTTCGGCCGGCCCGGCTATCTGCGCCGGGCGATGGAGGCGGGCGCGGTCGGCTTCATGGTCAAGGACGCACCGGCCGACCAGTTGATCGAGGGCATCCGTCGAGTGCATCGCGGGCTGCGGGTCGTCGACCCGACGTTGGCCGCGGCCAGCCTGAGCGTGGGTGCGTCCCCGTTGACCGAACGGGAGACCGAGGTGCTCGCCGCGGCCTCGCACGGTGGTGCGACCAGCACCATCGCTGGCACCGTCTTCCTGAGCGAGGGGACCGTACGCAATCACCTGTCCTCGGCGATGGGCAAACTCGGCGCGGCAACGCGGGCCGAGGCCGTACGGATCGCCACCGAGAACGGCTGGCTTCCCTGA
- the rpsJ gene encoding 30S ribosomal protein S10, whose product MAGQKIRIRLKAYDHEVIDGSARKIVDTVTRTGAKVAGPVPLPTEKNVFCVIRSPHKYKDSREHFEMRTHKRLIDIIDPTPKTVDSLMRLDLPAGVDIEIKL is encoded by the coding sequence GTGGCGGGACAGAAGATCCGCATCAGGCTCAAGGCCTACGACCACGAGGTCATCGACGGGTCGGCGCGCAAGATCGTCGACACGGTGACTCGTACGGGTGCGAAGGTCGCGGGCCCGGTGCCGCTGCCGACGGAGAAGAACGTGTTCTGCGTGATCCGTTCTCCGCACAAGTACAAGGACAGCCGCGAGCACTTCGAGATGCGTACGCACAAGCGGCTGATCGACATCATCGACCCCACCCCGAAGACGGTTGACTCGCTGATGCGGCTCGACCTGCCGGCCGGTGTCGACATCGAGATCAAGCTCTAG